One genomic region from Spirosoma sp. KCTC 42546 encodes:
- a CDS encoding tetratricopeptide repeat protein, with protein MKRLLILLFLLSCSSHTGFAQKATSLHQAIRYIKLAITLREVDKPDASINLLQRALPATKTSSLYWEAVTNELLGLSYQDLKDTTTALRYLERAGAQYLKLKYVASAWGVNEIARSLSNKNLYAGIQIGLSSIKLAILKTKYETDFYEKDIKSIADIANPSQTLFADASGGFRAEQDALRSCLDSIKRYNIPNERVFIVLSNDVREELARNPDSRRKVYDQLSRALPNSNLKIDTSLTANREAELFTTGAIPRKVWPTTSALDLGKNSTVGGYFEQGSTPASKTFHGINLPVGTNSLVAQIEAKRSLTMDAYKKEAPRVIKSMADSIFSNRFTTNNKGLQQRNTVGVGGDIVWALVTYLHPERANVTAVPITLDDVERFKRLALTDYKELTKPNLNAVIDPATRSKVEKDVTTLQNLLTEKQLIAGALWLDSIMKAYSSTSSPKRFVFVRNADIGWVTGKFLETINYEYESTIAKGALYTR; from the coding sequence ATGAAACGCTTATTAATTTTACTTTTCCTACTCAGTTGCTCAAGCCATACTGGATTCGCGCAGAAAGCCACAAGTCTGCACCAGGCCATTCGGTATATTAAACTAGCCATTACCCTTCGGGAAGTCGATAAGCCGGATGCCTCCATCAACCTGCTCCAACGGGCTTTACCCGCAACAAAAACGAGTAGTTTGTATTGGGAAGCCGTCACCAATGAGCTATTAGGCCTTTCGTACCAGGATCTGAAGGATACAACTACAGCCCTACGCTACCTCGAACGGGCTGGTGCTCAGTATCTCAAACTCAAGTATGTGGCCAGTGCCTGGGGTGTCAATGAAATTGCCCGAAGTCTGTCGAATAAAAATCTGTATGCTGGTATCCAGATTGGTTTGTCAAGCATTAAACTGGCGATCCTCAAAACGAAATACGAAACTGATTTTTATGAGAAAGACATAAAGTCGATTGCGGATATTGCCAACCCTTCTCAAACGTTGTTCGCTGATGCATCGGGTGGGTTTCGGGCGGAGCAGGATGCGTTACGATCCTGTCTGGACTCCATTAAGCGGTACAACATTCCGAATGAGCGCGTCTTTATCGTTCTGAGTAACGACGTCCGGGAGGAATTGGCCCGCAACCCCGACAGCCGCCGAAAAGTGTACGATCAATTGTCGCGGGCACTTCCCAACAGCAATCTAAAAATCGACACCTCATTGACCGCCAACCGGGAAGCGGAGTTATTTACCACGGGAGCAATTCCACGTAAAGTATGGCCTACAACCTCGGCTCTGGACCTCGGCAAGAACAGTACCGTTGGCGGCTATTTCGAACAAGGCTCTACCCCTGCGTCCAAAACGTTTCATGGAATTAACCTCCCAGTTGGTACGAACTCGTTGGTTGCCCAGATCGAAGCCAAACGCTCACTGACTATGGATGCTTACAAAAAGGAAGCGCCACGGGTCATTAAATCAATGGCAGACTCTATTTTTAGCAACCGCTTTACCACCAACAACAAAGGGCTACAACAGCGGAATACAGTAGGCGTTGGTGGGGATATTGTTTGGGCACTGGTTACTTACCTTCATCCTGAACGAGCCAATGTTACGGCTGTCCCTATTACACTAGACGATGTAGAACGGTTTAAACGCCTGGCCCTGACAGACTACAAAGAGCTAACGAAACCTAATCTGAATGCCGTAATTGACCCGGCCACCCGTAGCAAAGTGGAGAAGGACGTAACCACCTTACAAAACTTGCTAACAGAGAAACAACTTATTGCTGGTGCCTTATGGCTGGACTCTATCATGAAAGCGTATTCATCAACTTCAAGCCCAAAACGTTTCGTATTTGTCCGAAATGCGGATATTGGCTGGGTAACCGGCAAGTTTTTAGAAACGATCAATTACGAATACGAGTCTACCATTGCAAAAGGGGCATTGTACACACGATAG
- a CDS encoding ABC transporter permease, with translation MKNCSVFLLLLLGVGLVSPAIAQQAYEIAINKPAEINGIEYGYTIRNECKKELSHLGTFKRYELTVYATNKSGVTKLFNPRQTSFGVRDQDLLARFDCLNATGAKLTSKTITLRARPTSTSYTASAKNMDGGEGKTLSTTLPIQPSHTFENGETLTNNIVVIVPDGEEPHLQVRIKSLDKSPIR, from the coding sequence ATGAAGAACTGCTCTGTTTTCCTGCTTCTTTTATTGGGCGTTGGTCTGGTTTCTCCGGCAATTGCTCAACAAGCTTATGAAATAGCCATCAACAAACCAGCCGAAATCAATGGCATTGAATACGGCTATACAATTCGTAACGAATGCAAAAAAGAACTGAGTCACTTAGGTACGTTCAAACGGTACGAACTTACGGTCTATGCCACTAATAAAAGTGGAGTGACTAAGCTCTTCAATCCCCGGCAAACGTCTTTTGGTGTGCGGGATCAGGACCTGCTGGCCCGGTTCGACTGTTTAAATGCAACCGGAGCGAAACTGACTTCGAAAACAATTACCCTCCGTGCCCGACCAACGTCAACCTCCTACACAGCCTCGGCTAAAAATATGGATGGAGGAGAGGGCAAAACCCTTTCGACCACGTTACCTATCCAGCCAAGTCACACCTTTGAAAATGGCGAAACGCTAACCAATAACATCGTTGTGATTGTACCTGATGGAGAAGAGCCTCACCTACAGGTTCGTATCAAGTCTCTCGATAAGTCCCCTATCCGATAG
- a CDS encoding TetR/AcrR family transcriptional regulator — protein sequence METLEKIRKAYTEYVLENGKQPTSVFQFVKKLKIAEADFYTEYASFDAIEADIWLTLFKEAKTTVEADETYQGYSVREKLLAFYYTWIELLKAQRSFVVYSYGRMGMEQGTGSMGRKVQGFGRTNQSQVLSLFKEEFFDYARDLLAEGRESKEVEPRPFITDRYPNALWGQTLYLLDFWVRDVSKNFEKTDSAIEKSVNTAFDLIGRSPLDTLFDFAKFMYQNK from the coding sequence ATGGAAACGCTCGAAAAAATCCGTAAAGCCTACACAGAGTACGTACTTGAAAACGGGAAACAACCCACCTCTGTCTTCCAGTTTGTCAAGAAATTGAAAATTGCCGAAGCCGACTTCTATACCGAGTATGCATCCTTTGATGCCATTGAAGCCGACATCTGGCTTACTTTGTTTAAAGAAGCCAAAACAACTGTTGAAGCCGACGAAACCTATCAGGGCTACTCTGTTCGGGAGAAACTGCTGGCCTTCTATTACACCTGGATCGAGTTACTAAAAGCCCAGCGCAGTTTTGTCGTATATAGCTATGGACGTATGGGCATGGAGCAAGGGACAGGGAGCATGGGGAGGAAAGTACAAGGCTTTGGGCGTACGAACCAATCGCAGGTGCTTAGCTTGTTCAAAGAGGAGTTTTTTGATTATGCCCGCGATTTGCTGGCCGAAGGCCGGGAAAGTAAAGAAGTAGAACCCCGCCCATTTATCACCGACCGTTATCCGAACGCACTATGGGGCCAGACCCTCTACCTGCTGGACTTCTGGGTACGCGATGTGAGCAAAAACTTTGAAAAAACTGATTCGGCTATCGAAAAATCAGTCAATACCGCCTTCGACCTCATTGGCCGTTCGCCCCTGGATACCCTGTTCGATTTCGCCAAGTTTATGTACCAAAATAAATAA
- a CDS encoding AarF/ABC1/UbiB kinase family protein, with product MKSQTSVPTTKVARASQFVKAGVKVGGNYIKHYSKKLLDPSLSKDELHKDNAADIYDALSELKGSALKMAQMLSMDRGLLPVAYSDKFTMAQYSAPPLSGPLVVKTFKTYFGKTPAQLFDKFDIQAVNAASIGQVHQAFKDGKKLAVKVQYPGVADAVSSDLKIAKPLAVRLLNLNERDIDRYMGEVESKLLEETDYDLELRRSIDISEACAHIPDLVFPKYYPELSSKRILTMDWLDGLHLKEFLKTNPSQAVRNRIGQALWDFYDFQIHSLRQVHADPHPGNFLMRADGTMGVIDFGCVKVIPDFYYDNYFRLVNPDTLEDPDLTEEIFENLEFLTDADSPKERVFFSDLFKEMTLMLAEPFAVDSFDFGDDSYFTKVYAFAEGLTNVQELKNSKVARGSQDGLYVNRTYYGLYAMLNELKACVTTTKPEWLRSKKELV from the coding sequence ATGAAAAGCCAAACCTCCGTTCCGACCACCAAAGTTGCCCGTGCCAGCCAGTTTGTGAAAGCCGGAGTAAAAGTGGGCGGGAATTATATTAAGCATTACAGCAAAAAGCTACTCGACCCGAGTTTGTCGAAGGATGAACTGCACAAAGACAATGCGGCCGATATTTACGACGCACTCAGTGAGCTGAAAGGCTCAGCTCTGAAAATGGCCCAGATGCTGAGCATGGACCGGGGCCTGCTTCCCGTGGCTTATTCCGATAAGTTTACCATGGCGCAGTACTCAGCTCCTCCGTTGTCGGGGCCGCTTGTGGTGAAAACGTTCAAGACCTATTTTGGCAAGACACCCGCACAATTATTCGATAAGTTCGATATTCAGGCGGTGAATGCGGCTAGTATCGGACAAGTACACCAGGCCTTTAAAGACGGCAAAAAGCTGGCGGTTAAGGTCCAATATCCGGGTGTTGCCGATGCCGTCAGTTCAGATTTGAAGATTGCCAAACCACTGGCTGTTCGACTATTGAATTTGAATGAGCGCGATATTGACCGCTACATGGGTGAAGTAGAGTCGAAACTGCTGGAGGAAACGGATTATGATCTGGAACTTCGCCGGTCAATTGATATTTCTGAGGCCTGTGCGCATATTCCTGATCTGGTATTCCCGAAATACTACCCCGAATTATCCTCCAAGCGGATACTGACCATGGACTGGCTCGATGGGCTTCATCTGAAAGAGTTTCTGAAAACCAACCCTTCTCAGGCTGTTCGGAACCGTATTGGGCAGGCACTGTGGGACTTTTATGATTTTCAGATTCATTCGCTCCGACAGGTTCATGCCGATCCGCATCCGGGTAATTTCCTGATGCGGGCAGATGGGACAATGGGCGTTATCGACTTCGGTTGTGTAAAGGTGATTCCGGATTTTTACTACGATAACTACTTCCGGCTTGTCAATCCTGATACACTCGAAGACCCCGATCTCACCGAAGAGATTTTTGAAAATCTGGAGTTCCTGACGGATGCTGATTCGCCGAAAGAGCGGGTATTTTTCTCTGATTTATTTAAAGAAATGACCCTCATGCTGGCTGAACCCTTTGCCGTCGATTCCTTTGATTTTGGCGACGATTCGTACTTTACGAAAGTCTATGCCTTTGCCGAAGGGCTGACCAATGTGCAGGAATTGAAAAATTCAAAAGTAGCCAGAGGATCCCAGGACGGCCTGTACGTGAACCGAACCTACTACGGTCTGTATGCCATGCTAAATGAATTAAAAGCCTGCGTAACGACCACCAAACCCGAGTGGCTCCGCTCGAAGAAAGAGCTGGTGTAG
- a CDS encoding Gfo/Idh/MocA family protein, with amino-acid sequence MSLLKAAIIGGGNIADTNHIPALNQLSDQVEVVAVCSRDLTKARALANKHGIANAFSDTGELYSQCAPDVVVICTPNNLHYPQTMEALTHNCHVLCEKPPAIHAQNAREMAELAAQKGLVLAYNFQLRQTSEWALLTRCKDDGLLGEIYHIKAHFLRRRGIPGWGYFTNKAMQGGGALMDLGVHVLDLALCALGYPTPDQVLGNTYDFIGKAGGKGLLGAWNPATFEVEDAATAYISFPNKASIILSASFALNTQVDKDRNLELFGSKGGVKLFPFSLHTEMAGELADVQFPYLEEVDIQLKNTAAFLDACNGKPSNVCTAEQGAILQEIIERIYQSASA; translated from the coding sequence ATGTCCTTACTTAAAGCAGCTATCATTGGTGGTGGCAATATTGCCGATACGAATCATATTCCCGCGCTTAACCAGTTATCCGATCAGGTTGAGGTTGTAGCCGTTTGCAGCCGCGACTTAACAAAAGCCCGTGCCCTGGCCAACAAACATGGCATTGCCAACGCCTTTTCGGATACTGGCGAACTATACAGCCAGTGCGCACCGGATGTGGTGGTCATTTGCACACCCAACAACCTTCACTATCCACAAACGATGGAGGCTCTGACCCATAACTGTCACGTTCTCTGCGAGAAACCACCTGCTATACATGCTCAAAACGCCCGCGAAATGGCCGAACTGGCCGCTCAGAAAGGCCTTGTTCTGGCGTATAATTTCCAGCTTCGGCAAACGAGTGAATGGGCGTTGTTGACGCGCTGCAAAGATGATGGACTACTGGGTGAAATCTATCACATCAAAGCACATTTTCTTCGTCGGCGGGGAATTCCGGGCTGGGGTTATTTCACCAATAAGGCCATGCAGGGTGGTGGCGCATTAATGGACCTGGGCGTTCATGTACTCGACTTGGCCTTGTGTGCTCTCGGTTACCCTACTCCCGATCAGGTTTTGGGGAATACATACGATTTTATTGGAAAAGCTGGTGGCAAAGGATTACTGGGTGCCTGGAATCCCGCTACGTTTGAGGTTGAAGATGCAGCAACAGCCTACATTTCGTTTCCCAACAAAGCGTCGATCATTCTGTCGGCTTCGTTTGCGCTCAATACGCAGGTGGATAAGGATCGCAATCTGGAACTGTTTGGCAGTAAAGGCGGGGTAAAGCTATTTCCGTTCAGCCTTCATACTGAAATGGCTGGCGAGCTGGCCGATGTTCAATTTCCGTATCTGGAGGAAGTTGATATTCAACTGAAAAACACAGCCGCTTTTCTGGATGCATGCAACGGCAAACCGTCAAACGTTTGTACGGCGGAACAAGGCGCCATTTTACAGGAAATCATCGAACGGATTTACCAATCGGCATCTGCATAG
- a CDS encoding glycerate kinase, with translation MKILLAPDKFKGSLTASEVCAAMAEGILLANPTAEVLSVPMADGGEGTADVLTQVTQGVWHTLTVQGPLGHPVEAGYGISGDGKTAFIEMAQASGLRLLQLAELDPFQANTFGTGELIAHAIQQGVERIVLGIGGSATNDAGTGMAAALGWQFLDQSGQPLRPCGGNLGEIQTIIPPESAWKGTVEVACDVTNPLVGPQGATYIYGPQKGAKPADLPRLDAGMKHWAKVVYNQFAIDLADMPGAGAAGGLGAGAVLFLKGRLTEGVNLLMKDTQLAEKMAGVDLVFTGEGRIDNQTLQGKLIAGITRLAGERGIPVVALCGSLQLKPDELVELGLTSAFSIMPGPASLEEAIANAADYMKRASFQVMRVLTL, from the coding sequence ATGAAGATTTTACTGGCGCCGGATAAGTTCAAGGGTTCACTGACTGCTTCGGAAGTATGTGCGGCTATGGCCGAAGGGATTTTACTGGCCAATCCAACGGCCGAAGTGTTATCTGTTCCAATGGCGGATGGGGGAGAAGGTACGGCCGATGTACTAACACAGGTTACCCAGGGGGTGTGGCATACCTTAACCGTTCAGGGCCCGTTGGGCCATCCGGTCGAAGCGGGTTATGGTATTTCGGGTGATGGTAAAACTGCGTTTATAGAGATGGCCCAGGCATCGGGCCTGCGATTGCTTCAACTTGCAGAGCTCGACCCATTTCAAGCCAATACATTTGGAACTGGTGAATTGATCGCGCACGCCATCCAGCAAGGGGTTGAACGAATTGTGCTGGGAATTGGCGGTAGTGCTACCAACGATGCCGGAACGGGCATGGCAGCAGCGCTGGGCTGGCAATTTCTTGATCAATCAGGCCAGCCATTACGCCCCTGTGGGGGGAATCTGGGCGAAATCCAGACAATCATTCCACCTGAATCTGCCTGGAAAGGAACGGTTGAAGTCGCCTGTGATGTTACGAATCCGCTGGTCGGCCCACAAGGAGCAACGTATATATACGGCCCTCAGAAAGGAGCCAAACCGGCTGATTTGCCCAGGCTGGATGCCGGAATGAAACACTGGGCAAAGGTTGTTTATAACCAGTTTGCCATTGATTTAGCCGATATGCCCGGTGCGGGTGCTGCGGGTGGATTAGGTGCCGGTGCTGTTTTATTCCTGAAGGGTCGCCTGACCGAAGGGGTTAATCTGCTGATGAAAGATACCCAGTTGGCCGAAAAAATGGCGGGCGTAGACCTCGTGTTCACGGGCGAAGGGCGAATCGACAATCAGACCTTACAGGGTAAACTTATTGCAGGAATTACCCGATTGGCGGGAGAACGAGGTATTCCCGTAGTAGCGTTGTGTGGCTCTTTACAACTCAAGCCAGATGAGCTGGTTGAGCTGGGTTTGACAAGTGCCTTTTCCATCATGCCCGGCCCAGCCAGTTTAGAAGAAGCCATCGCAAATGCCGCCGATTATATGAAACGAGCATCGTTTCAGGTCATGCGAGTATTGACCTTATAA